The genomic segment GCCAATACAACACTAAGGGTGTATAAGAGATTACTAAATTTCCTTCAGGGCTCAATGGTTGAGGTGAAGTACCCAATTAATGGACTTAATGGTATAGAgggaaaagtgtgtgtgtgtccttaaAGCAGAGATCACGAGTCACGGTGCATCTTCAGCTATCATGCATAAGGTGGTAAGGGACCCTAATAGATGGGAAATGTGTTTGACAGGGCTTGCCAGCATTAAATACCAGTGACTGGCCaaatttttcctgtattttacttTCTGTGGGTTATGCCTTCTATATATCAATAAGAAATACAATATATCTGTGGATGAGAATGCTTGCAAGACATGGCAAATAGTGAAAAAGAGCCCTTCTGGTGTAGTGCACTATATACTCCCACGTATATCATACACCAAGCAAGCTGGAATGTCCCTCCCAAACTCATAATCTGGATTCCAGCAACTGCGGTCAGTAGAGATATTCTACTGTCTTTCCATGCCACTTCCAGATAAACGACTTCACTCACACCTCCCCTGACCAGAATTAGGTCACCTTCTTGCACAAAGGGTCCAGCCCTGGGCAGGAAGCTGGTGCAGGTGATCAAGAGACTCTGGCCACTCTTCAGTTCTCATGGTAGCGCTCAGATAGCATTATCTTGTGTTTTCTTATCTTGCTGCAGGTACTTCACATGATGATTCACCAATGGCTTTGATGGAGAACATCTCAGAGGTGACTGAATTCATTCTTGTGGGGCTAACAGATGCCCTAGAGCTACAGGCCCCTTCATTTTTAATCTTCACTCTCATTTACTTCATCACTCTGCTTGGGAACCTGGGGATGATCGTGTTGATTCTGTTAGACCCTCGTCTCCatacccccatgtactttttcctcagtaaCCTCTCCCTAGTGGACTGTGTTTATGCCTTGGCAGTCACTCCTAAGGTAATGGTGGGGTTCCTCACGGGAGATAAGATCATCTCCTACAATGAGTGTGCCacccagatgtttttctttgcaGCCTTTGCCACTACTGAAAATTTTCTCCTGGCCTCGATGGCCTTTGACCGCCATGCAGCAGTGTGTAAACCCCTGCATTACACCACCACCATGACAAGTACTGTGTGTGTTCTACTGGTCACTGGTTCCTATATCTGTGGACTCTTGCAAACTTCCATCCATGTTGCCTTGACTTTCCACCTCTCCTTCTGTCATTCCAATGTGGTTAATCACTTCTTCTGTGACCTCCTCCCACTCCTGGCTCTCTCTTGTTCTGATATCTACACAAATGAGATTGTGCTCTTCACTTTGGCAGCTTGCAATGtcttttttactctcttggttaTCTTGACCTCTTAcctgttcatttttattgctatCGTGAGAATGCACTCAGCTGAGGGACGAAAGAAGGCCTTTTCCACCTGTGCTTCCCACCTCACCACTGTCTCCATCTTCTATGGGACAATCATCTTCATGTACTTGCAGCCAAGTTCCAGTCATTCCATGAATAGAGACAAAATCTCATCTGTGTTCTACACTGTGATCATCCCCATGCTGAACCCTCTGGTCTACAGCCTGAGAAACAAGGATGTCAAGAGTGCACTCAAGAAGGTTGTTGAGAACTCAAAATTGTCCCTAGGCTTAAATTTTTAATATTGTTGAATCCACAACAACCCAGTATCCCCTCAGATACTCTCTGTGCAATGTCTCGCACTTCAAGGCCTTCAATGTACTTAATTCCTAAGGTGATACTTACCTCTCAAAAGTCTATtgtctatataaagaaaacattgtGTACCGAAATACATGAATGATAATGGCTCAGTGGAATTTAAGAATATATGGGTTTTGCTTTTCAGAAACATTTTTAATGGCATTTGACTTATTCACATGTTCTGTAACACATGCTAGCGCAAGCACATATGTCAAACCAGCACACACAATTCATGAATAGAAGCACATGCAAGGACCCTATTATGGACTTATACAAAGGAATGAGAATTTGCTAAGTGACATTAGTGCAGTGACtagttttaataaaataaattaaaataactaATTGGGATATCAGAACACAAACTAATGTCTAACCTTTTTTGTTTCTGTAGTCTAAGAAACTATCTTGAgtctaaaatgaagaaaaagatgaTATGAATTTTTTAATGACGGCATTTGCTTTCTGTTGCCATAATTCATCAAAAGTTATATAAGTATAGCATCTTAATAGAACTAACATTTCTGTTTTCACTAAATCATTTGACAGAAACAGTACAGGTTACATGATtattttcaaaagaagaaaagatctgAGTACAAAAAAAAGGTTATCAATAATAAGGGCACTTTTTAGTTTTCCTGTATATGACTggaaaattttcatgttttataacaattaaaaaaataataaaaactactaAGACTAATGATAGCTAATGATAATGTTAAACACTTTTGTTACTGGAAATATGAAATGGATAATGTCACTAATTCATGGGTACCTTAGTCCTGGGTGAGCTATAGCATCTCTTATTATTCTCCTGCTTATTCAACTCACTACATTCAAACTGATTTCCTTGctacaccttctcctcacctaTTGACTGCCTCGTTTTCTAAAATTTCACATTTACAAAAGCAGTAAATATCTAATATCAGaccattttgtgcattaacaatgtacatctggcagtaataaAGCCAAGGTGTGAGGTGAGGGTATTgctaggtgtgatggttaagcatatgtgtcaatttggctgcaCCAAACTTCtaagtagtttggcagttatggaatgatgtaatttggcagttttttaatgatgtagttatcctccattttgtggtctgatgtggtcatcctccatttttgcataatgctgatcattgcctaATGACCTGGTCGTTGCAAACTAACTATGTCGTGGATAAGTGaggaggagtgggtgtattccTAAACAATCATAAACATGCTCTTGCTTCAGGGCTTTTTACTTCCTGATTCTTCTGTTTGGAGtgctccctctcttccttcaggTTTCTGTTTAAAAGTTACCATATCATAATCATCTCACTTCTTGCTGGACATTGTCCctttcccactttattcttcataGTCCTGATGATTACTCAACTATAATTAGCAGTACTTATGCGCTCACGTGTTTATTTATTTCCTCTAAAGAGAATGTAAACACAGCAAGAGCAGTGGCTTTTCCTGCTTTACTAACAACTTTATCCTCAGTACATTGATTATGGCCTGGTACATGCTAATTTCAATTCTTACACTTTAGTTGGTAAATTTATTTCTAAACATTTTATTCCTTTGGATGCTATTTTAAACAGaattgtttatttcatttttggtcCCCCCTTTTTGATTTAACATTgtcgtcttttacataatgacatccttgtttccctgttttgagtgttttacctttgatttatttttgtgatttccttatctgggttgatatctggttgttctgtcctctgttctagtcttgggttgttatctgatgttattgattttctaacccgaggactccctttagtatttcttgtaattttggtttggttttgcaaattccgtaaacttctgtttatctggaaatgtcctaattttgccttcatatttgagacagttttgctggatatataattcttggctggcaatttttttcctttaaggctttatatatgtcatctcattgccttcctgcctgcatggtttctgctgagtagtccaagcttaggcttactgactctcctttgtagataaatatttgtttatccctagcctttcttaaaattctctctttatctttagttttggcaagtttgattatgatatgtcttggtgactttcttttgggatctaccttgtgcagggttcgatgagcattttggatagatatcttcccatcttttatgatatcagggaagttttctgccaacaaatcaacaagtctctctgtattttctgttatccccctcctccccagttctggtactctaatcactcataggttatttatttctcttgatagagtcccatgtaattcttagtatttcttcattttaaaaaattcttttatctgatttttcctcgaatatgttggtgtcaagtgctttatcttcaatcccATCAATTCTGACGTCcgtttcctcaattctgctcctgtgactttctatcgagttgtctaattctgaaattttaatgttaatcttctgaatttctgtttgctgtctctctatggattcttgcagggtattaaatttgtcattatgctcttctctgatcttcttaagttcctccaaTGCcatgtctgtgtgtttcttgacttgttctgtgttttgcctgattttcttcctaatctcttaaaggttctgtatattaatctcttgtattctacctctggtagtatgaggaagttatcttcatccagaagatttcttgattctttttttggggagcttgctgaagccatcatcgTCTgcctctttacgtgatttgatattgactgttgtctccgagccgtcAATAAgttaatgtatttatttactttattttgctgtgtcctagcttcttgttttgttttgatatgcccagataggctgctcaagtgagctagtttgttTTTTGGCACCTTTGACACTCTAATATCCCGTCACCAGctagttagagctgttaccaggtatgtgaTCCCAAGAGTCCACTTacttttcttgcatggattcagctcaggtgtccagatagtccaCCAAGTGTGTGGCGTAGGCTCTCACATACGGTCCtagacaagcaggggtgattggtgtaggcacatgtatctggctgcagtaggtagtcatgctctgagcaa from the Loxodonta africana isolate mLoxAfr1 chromosome 7, mLoxAfr1.hap2, whole genome shotgun sequence genome contains:
- the LOC100663753 gene encoding olfactory receptor 5B12-like gives rise to the protein MALMENISEVTEFILVGLTDALELQAPSFLIFTLIYFITLLGNLGMIVLILLDPRLHTPMYFFLSNLSLVDCVYALAVTPKVMVGFLTGDKIISYNECATQMFFFAAFATTENFLLASMAFDRHAAVCKPLHYTTTMTSTVCVLLVTGSYICGLLQTSIHVALTFHLSFCHSNVVNHFFCDLLPLLALSCSDIYTNEIVLFTLAACNVFFTLLVILTSYLFIFIAIVRMHSAEGRKKAFSTCASHLTTVSIFYGTIIFMYLQPSSSHSMNRDKISSVFYTVIIPMLNPLVYSLRNKDVKSALKKVVENSKLSLGLNF